The following are from one region of the Salvia hispanica cultivar TCC Black 2014 chromosome 1, UniMelb_Shisp_WGS_1.0, whole genome shotgun sequence genome:
- the LOC125220256 gene encoding putative disease resistance protein RGA1 isoform X2 translates to MEGVSSSSIEVLLQNLINLFSEEYSLLRSFDEDAQQLQRTLGMIQAYLNDAEKKSITQDAVKLWLRELEAVAFDADNILDELSYHLLHKKVKKMKSSKDKVLSCFSSFNGILRRRNMAHTIKQINANFESMNKRATDLGIQSMVVNAPAAAVDHTTVETDSFSLDPIFIGRDDDLPKLVDMLTQTNPVEEKRVFSSLALVGMGGMGKTTLTRKVFNHERVKARFGSLIWIHVSQTFDAISLFNKILYKVTKKASDGVENRDGIMEKLQAALKVRVESRDDILEKLQEALKGKTFLLVLDDVWNDDVSKWEDFINSILGVTSTNGNGIIITTRSEKVASIVNPFHIHHLNGLSDEDCWSIIKAKTFHKNGGVPSGFEMIGRKIAKRCQGLLLAANVVGGVLRGKSEEELRFINENWLSDGEGGESISKILKLSFDHLSSPSLKKCFTFCSVFPKGRAIMKEELIELWMAEGFLQPSRRDDMESVGNMFFNVLLHNSLLQVQRTNNYGGVWNYGMHDLVHDLASSVLSNIAHDSNPVRYMFLKEESSSIPKKVARHLCTLFLEGGTSGTIFSNFECLHNLTLSGDYKELPNSIRELVHLRNLNIYDTEIVNLPKWIDKLHHLQTLRACWKLENLPKIGRLTSLQTLPYFIVGKEKGYQIEELGSLTNLKGRLKIRNLEEVHGKEDAQKANIFQKPKLFDLTYTWSDGREDGTNDESVLEGLQPHSNLKKLEISGFKGIRFPTWVEKMAVRDGPQGSWVPLDNLIEINLFRCSEIVEIPTLEHLHNLKSLHLKRLNKVRFINASFNHLTSLQIEELDRLECLPERVFSDNQNLSSLDIINCRVLRELPDGVDTLNHLEYLYIWDCENLKSIGNPSGGARQSQGILRWLSIKRCGELTELPCQMLESWAPTVEDLKLEGLGRLKNLPTLIDCLAKSSTRLRELTFKGVPKLMAANSGTDSVESWDLSNLKELDIDVSVEWSREDSVGIAETVERMLQRCCNSLTWLEVKWVENWEWLPQSIQHLTLLNWLKLENIGVEELPQWLGNLSSLERLHLWNCNKLKRLPSVDALNHLTKLENLYIRGCPELCIDSEWRNHHPHLKFEVEGQPV, encoded by the exons ATGGAAGGAGTGTCTTCATCATCCATTGAAGTTCTTCTCCAAAACCTCATCAACCTTTTTAGTGAAGAGTACTCTTTACTTCGAAGTTTCGATGAAGATGCCCAGCAGCTGCAGAGGACATTGGGGATGATTCAAGCCTACTTGAATGATGCTGAGAAGAAATCCATCACCCAAGATGCCGTCAAGCTATGGTTGAGGGAGCTTGAAGCCGTGGCTTTCGATGCTGACAATATCTTGGATGAACTCAGCTATCATCTTCTCCAcaaaaaagtgaagaaaatgaaatcatcCAAGGATAAGGTACTATCATGCTTCTCATCCTTTAATGGCATTTTGCGTCGGCGTAATATGGCTCACacaatcaaacaaatcaatGCTAATTTTGAGTCTATGAACAAAAGAGCAACAGATCTTGGCATTCAAAGCATGGTTGTGAATGCACCTGCTGCCGCTGTTGATCATACTACCGTCGAGACAGATTCGTTCAGTCTTGATCCAATCTTCATTGGAAGAGATGACGATCTGCCTAAACTAGTTGACATGCTCACTCAGACAAACCCGGTGGAAGAGAAACGGGTGTTCTCAAGCCTTGCTCTAGTGGGAATGGGGGGTATGGGGAAAACTACGTTGACTAGAAAAGTCTTTAATCATGAAAGGGTAAAGGCTCGATTCGGATCACTAATTTGGATTCATGTTTCTCAAACTTTTGATGCAATTAGTcttttcaacaaaatactTTATAAGGTGACTAAAAAGGCTAGTGATGGAGTTGAGAACAGAGATGGTATTATGGAAAAGCTTCAAGCAGCTCTCAAGGTTAGAGTTGAGAGCAGAGATGATATCCTAGAAAAGCTTCAAGAAGCTCTCAAGGGTAAAACTTTTCTCCTTGTTCTTGATGATGTATGGAATGATGATGTTTCGAAATGGGAAGACTTTATAAACTCCATATTGGGAGTTACTTCTACTAATGGAAATGGCATTATCATCACCACCAGGAGTGAAAAAGTTGCTTCTATTGTTAACCCATTTCATATTCATCATTTGAATGGCTTATCAGATGAAGATTGTTGGTCCATAATCAAGGCCAAAACTTTTCACAAAAATGGTGGAGTTCCATCAGGATTTGAGATGATTGGAAGAAAGATTGCAAAAAGATGTCAAGGTTTGCTGTTAGCTGCCAATGTAGTCGGGGGTGTGCTTCGTGGTAAATCCGAAGAAGAGTTGCGCTTCATCAATGAAAATTGGCTTTCAGATGGCGAAGGAGGTGAAAGTATCtctaaaatattgaaattgagcTTTGATCACCTGTCTTCACCATCGCTCAAAAAGTGCTTCACCTTTTGTTCAGTTTTCCCCAAAGGTCGGGCAATCATGAAGGAGGAGTTGATTGAACTATGGATGGCAGAAGGGTTTCTTCAACCAAGCCGACGAGATGACATGGAGTCTGTGGGTAACATGTTTTTTAATGTGCTTCTACATAACTCTTTGTTGCAAGTTCAACGGACAAATAATTATGGAGGTGTTTGGAATTATGGAATGCATGATCTTGTGCATGATCTTGCATCTTCAGTCTTATCCAATATTGCACATGACAGTAATCCTGTTCGATACATGTTTCTCAAAGAAGAATCAAGTTCTATTCCAAAAAAAGTGGCCAGACATTTGTGTACATTATTCTTGGAAGGTGGAACTTCTGGTACTATATTCTCAAACTTTGAATGTCTGCATAATCTGACTCTTTCTGGTGATTATAAAGAGTTGCCCAATTCAATTAGGGAGTTGGTACATTTGAGAAATCTGAATATTTATGATACAGAAATTGTAAACTTGCCGAAATGGATTGATAAACTCCATCACTTGCAAACATTAAGAGCATGCTGGAAGTTAGAGAATCTGCCTA AAATTGGGAGATTAACTAGTCTCCAAACACTACCTTACTTCATAGTAGGCAAAGAGAAGGGCTACCAAATTGAAGAGCTCGGAAGTTTGACGAATCTTAAAGGAAGGCTAAAGATTCGTAATCTGGAGGAGGTGCATGGTAAAGAAGATGCTCAAAAAGcaaatatatttcagaaaccAAAGTTATTTGATTTGACGTATACATGGAGTGATGGTAGAGAAGATGGAACAAATGATGAGAGTGTATTGGAAGGTCTCCAACCTCATTCAAATCTGAAAAAGTTGGAGATATCAGGATTCAAAGGCATACGATTTCCAACGTGGGTTGAGAAGATGGCAGTACGTGATGGGCCTCAAGGATCTTGGGTACCACTTGATAACTTGATTGAAATAAATCTCTTTAGGTGCTCAGAAATTGTGGAAATCCCAACGCTGGAGCACTTGCATAATCTCAAGTCTCTTCATTTGAAAAGATTGAATAAGGTGAGGTTCATAAATGCCTCATTCAATCATTTAACATCACTCCAAATAGAAGAGTTAGATAGATTGGAATGTCTGCCAGAAAGGGTATTCAGTGACAATCAGAATCTCTCATCTTTGGATATTATAAATTGTCGTGTGTTGAGAGAATTACCAGATGGCGTAGACACCCTCAATCATCTGGAGTACTTGTATATTTGGGATTGTGAAAATCTGAAGTCGATTGGGAATCCAAGTGGTGGAGCACGGCAATCACAAGGGATCCTTCGTTGGCTGAGCATTAAAAGGTGTGGAGAGCTGACTGAATTGCCGTGCCAAATGCTAGAGTCGTGGGCGCCTACAGTTGAGGATCTTAAATTGGAAGGACTAGGGAGGCTAAAGAATCTACCAACGCTAATTGACTGTCTCGCTAAATCATCTACTCGTCTCAGAGAATTGACATTCAAAGGTGTTCCTAAATTGATGGCTGCCAATAGTGGTACTGATAGTGTTGAGAGCTGGGATCTTAGCAACTTGAAAGAATTAGATATAGATGTGAGTGTTGAATGGTCAAGAGAGGATAGTGTTGGCATTGCAGAGACCGTGGAAAGGATGCTGCAAAGATGTTGCAACTCACTTACATGGTTAGAAGTGAAATGGGTGGAAAATTGGGAGTGGCTTCCCCAATCAATTCAACATCTCACTCTTCTTAATTGGTTAAAGTTGGAGAATATAGGAGTAGAAGAATTGCCCCAATGGTTGGGGAACCTCTCATCTCTAGAAAGGCTACATCTATGGAATTGCAATAAGTTGAAGCGCCTGCCCTCTGTGGATGCATTGAATCACCTCactaaattagaaaatttatatattagagGTTGCCCAGAACTATGTATTGATTCAGAGTGGCGCAACCACCATCCCCATCTCAAATTCGAGGTCGAAGGCCAACCTGTTTGA
- the LOC125220256 gene encoding putative disease resistance protein RGA1 isoform X3, with protein sequence MEGVSSSSIEVLLQNLINLFSEEYSLLRSFDEDAQQLQRTLGMIQAYLNDAEKKSITQDAVKLWLRELEAVAFDADNILDELSYHLLHKKVKKMKSSKDKVLSCFSSFNGILRRRNMAHTIKQINANFESMNKRATDLGIQSMVVNAPAAAVDHTTVETDSFSLDPIFIGRDDDLPKLVDMLTQTNPVEEKRVFSSLALVGMGGMGKTTLTRKVFNHERVKARFGSLIWIHVSQTFDAISLFNKILYKVTKKASDGVENRDGIMEKLQAALKVRVESRDDILEKLQEALKGKTFLLVLDDVWNDDVSKWEDFINSILGVTSTNGNGIIITTRSEKVASIVNPFHIHHLNGLSDEDCWSIIKAKTFHKNGGVPSGFEMIGRKIAKRCQGLLLAANVVGGVLRGKSEEELRFINENWLSDGEGVFPKGRAIMKEELIELWMAEGFLQPSRRDDMESVGNMFFNVLLHNSLLQVQRTNNYGGVWNYGMHDLVHDLASSVLSNIAHDSNPVRYMFLKEESSSIPKKVARHLCTLFLEGGTSGTIFSNFECLHNLTLSGDYKELPNSIRELVHLRNLNIYDTEIVNLPKWIDKLHHLQTLRACWKLENLPSTLKYMFNLRHLYIGYNTKFSAEIGRLTSLQTLPYFIVGKEKGYQIEELGSLTNLKGRLKIRNLEEVHGKEDAQKANIFQKPKLFDLTYTWSDGREDGTNDESVLEGLQPHSNLKKLEISGFKGIRFPTWVEKMAVRDGPQGSWVPLDNLIEINLFRCSEIVEIPTLEHLHNLKSLHLKRLNKVRFINASFNHLTSLQIEELDRLECLPERVFSDNQNLSSLDIINCRVLRELPDGVDTLNHLEYLYIWDCENLKSIGNPSGGARQSQGILRWLSIKRCGELTELPCQMLESWAPTVEDLKLEGLGRLKNLPTLIDCLAKSSTRLRELTFKGVPKLMAANSGTDSVESWDLSNLKELDIDVSVEWSREDSVGIAETVERMLQRCCNSLTWLEVKWVENWEWLPQSIQHLTLLNWLKLENIGVEELPQWLGNLSSLERLHLWNCNKLKRLPSVDALNHLTKLENLYIRGCPELCIDSEWRNHHPHLKFEVEGQPV encoded by the exons ATGGAAGGAGTGTCTTCATCATCCATTGAAGTTCTTCTCCAAAACCTCATCAACCTTTTTAGTGAAGAGTACTCTTTACTTCGAAGTTTCGATGAAGATGCCCAGCAGCTGCAGAGGACATTGGGGATGATTCAAGCCTACTTGAATGATGCTGAGAAGAAATCCATCACCCAAGATGCCGTCAAGCTATGGTTGAGGGAGCTTGAAGCCGTGGCTTTCGATGCTGACAATATCTTGGATGAACTCAGCTATCATCTTCTCCAcaaaaaagtgaagaaaatgaaatcatcCAAGGATAAGGTACTATCATGCTTCTCATCCTTTAATGGCATTTTGCGTCGGCGTAATATGGCTCACacaatcaaacaaatcaatGCTAATTTTGAGTCTATGAACAAAAGAGCAACAGATCTTGGCATTCAAAGCATGGTTGTGAATGCACCTGCTGCCGCTGTTGATCATACTACCGTCGAGACAGATTCGTTCAGTCTTGATCCAATCTTCATTGGAAGAGATGACGATCTGCCTAAACTAGTTGACATGCTCACTCAGACAAACCCGGTGGAAGAGAAACGGGTGTTCTCAAGCCTTGCTCTAGTGGGAATGGGGGGTATGGGGAAAACTACGTTGACTAGAAAAGTCTTTAATCATGAAAGGGTAAAGGCTCGATTCGGATCACTAATTTGGATTCATGTTTCTCAAACTTTTGATGCAATTAGTcttttcaacaaaatactTTATAAGGTGACTAAAAAGGCTAGTGATGGAGTTGAGAACAGAGATGGTATTATGGAAAAGCTTCAAGCAGCTCTCAAGGTTAGAGTTGAGAGCAGAGATGATATCCTAGAAAAGCTTCAAGAAGCTCTCAAGGGTAAAACTTTTCTCCTTGTTCTTGATGATGTATGGAATGATGATGTTTCGAAATGGGAAGACTTTATAAACTCCATATTGGGAGTTACTTCTACTAATGGAAATGGCATTATCATCACCACCAGGAGTGAAAAAGTTGCTTCTATTGTTAACCCATTTCATATTCATCATTTGAATGGCTTATCAGATGAAGATTGTTGGTCCATAATCAAGGCCAAAACTTTTCACAAAAATGGTGGAGTTCCATCAGGATTTGAGATGATTGGAAGAAAGATTGCAAAAAGATGTCAAGGTTTGCTGTTAGCTGCCAATGTAGTCGGGGGTGTGCTTCGTGGTAAATCCGAAGAAGAGTTGCGCTTCATCAATGAAAATTGGCTTTCAGATGGCGAAGGAG TTTTCCCCAAAGGTCGGGCAATCATGAAGGAGGAGTTGATTGAACTATGGATGGCAGAAGGGTTTCTTCAACCAAGCCGACGAGATGACATGGAGTCTGTGGGTAACATGTTTTTTAATGTGCTTCTACATAACTCTTTGTTGCAAGTTCAACGGACAAATAATTATGGAGGTGTTTGGAATTATGGAATGCATGATCTTGTGCATGATCTTGCATCTTCAGTCTTATCCAATATTGCACATGACAGTAATCCTGTTCGATACATGTTTCTCAAAGAAGAATCAAGTTCTATTCCAAAAAAAGTGGCCAGACATTTGTGTACATTATTCTTGGAAGGTGGAACTTCTGGTACTATATTCTCAAACTTTGAATGTCTGCATAATCTGACTCTTTCTGGTGATTATAAAGAGTTGCCCAATTCAATTAGGGAGTTGGTACATTTGAGAAATCTGAATATTTATGATACAGAAATTGTAAACTTGCCGAAATGGATTGATAAACTCCATCACTTGCAAACATTAAGAGCATGCTGGAAGTTAGAGAATCTGCCTAGTACGTTGAAGTATATGTTTAACTTAAGGCATCTTTATATCGGTTATAATACAAAGTTTTCGGCAGAAATTGGGAGATTAACTAGTCTCCAAACACTACCTTACTTCATAGTAGGCAAAGAGAAGGGCTACCAAATTGAAGAGCTCGGAAGTTTGACGAATCTTAAAGGAAGGCTAAAGATTCGTAATCTGGAGGAGGTGCATGGTAAAGAAGATGCTCAAAAAGcaaatatatttcagaaaccAAAGTTATTTGATTTGACGTATACATGGAGTGATGGTAGAGAAGATGGAACAAATGATGAGAGTGTATTGGAAGGTCTCCAACCTCATTCAAATCTGAAAAAGTTGGAGATATCAGGATTCAAAGGCATACGATTTCCAACGTGGGTTGAGAAGATGGCAGTACGTGATGGGCCTCAAGGATCTTGGGTACCACTTGATAACTTGATTGAAATAAATCTCTTTAGGTGCTCAGAAATTGTGGAAATCCCAACGCTGGAGCACTTGCATAATCTCAAGTCTCTTCATTTGAAAAGATTGAATAAGGTGAGGTTCATAAATGCCTCATTCAATCATTTAACATCACTCCAAATAGAAGAGTTAGATAGATTGGAATGTCTGCCAGAAAGGGTATTCAGTGACAATCAGAATCTCTCATCTTTGGATATTATAAATTGTCGTGTGTTGAGAGAATTACCAGATGGCGTAGACACCCTCAATCATCTGGAGTACTTGTATATTTGGGATTGTGAAAATCTGAAGTCGATTGGGAATCCAAGTGGTGGAGCACGGCAATCACAAGGGATCCTTCGTTGGCTGAGCATTAAAAGGTGTGGAGAGCTGACTGAATTGCCGTGCCAAATGCTAGAGTCGTGGGCGCCTACAGTTGAGGATCTTAAATTGGAAGGACTAGGGAGGCTAAAGAATCTACCAACGCTAATTGACTGTCTCGCTAAATCATCTACTCGTCTCAGAGAATTGACATTCAAAGGTGTTCCTAAATTGATGGCTGCCAATAGTGGTACTGATAGTGTTGAGAGCTGGGATCTTAGCAACTTGAAAGAATTAGATATAGATGTGAGTGTTGAATGGTCAAGAGAGGATAGTGTTGGCATTGCAGAGACCGTGGAAAGGATGCTGCAAAGATGTTGCAACTCACTTACATGGTTAGAAGTGAAATGGGTGGAAAATTGGGAGTGGCTTCCCCAATCAATTCAACATCTCACTCTTCTTAATTGGTTAAAGTTGGAGAATATAGGAGTAGAAGAATTGCCCCAATGGTTGGGGAACCTCTCATCTCTAGAAAGGCTACATCTATGGAATTGCAATAAGTTGAAGCGCCTGCCCTCTGTGGATGCATTGAATCACCTCactaaattagaaaatttatatattagagGTTGCCCAGAACTATGTATTGATTCAGAGTGGCGCAACCACCATCCCCATCTCAAATTCGAGGTCGAAGGCCAACCTGTTTGA
- the LOC125220256 gene encoding putative disease resistance protein RGA1 isoform X4, whose amino-acid sequence MEGVSSSSIEVLLQNLINLFSEEYSLLRSFDEDAQQLQRTLGMIQAYLNDAEKKSITQDAVKLWLRELEAVAFDADNILDELSYHLLHKKVKKMKSSKDKVLSCFSSFNGILRRRNMAHTIKQINANFESMNKRATDLGIQSMVVNAPAAAVDHTTVETDSFSLDPIFIGRDDDLPKLVDMLTQTNPVEEKRVFSSLALVGMGGMGKTTLTRKVFNHERVKARFGSLIWIHVSQTFDAISLFNKILYKVTKKASDGVENRDGIMEKLQAALKVRVESRDDILEKLQEALKDEDCWSIIKAKTFHKNGGVPSGFEMIGRKIAKRCQGLLLAANVVGGVLRGKSEEELRFINENWLSDGEGGESISKILKLSFDHLSSPSLKKCFTFCSVFPKGRAIMKEELIELWMAEGFLQPSRRDDMESVGNMFFNVLLHNSLLQVQRTNNYGGVWNYGMHDLVHDLASSVLSNIAHDSNPVRYMFLKEESSSIPKKVARHLCTLFLEGGTSGTIFSNFECLHNLTLSGDYKELPNSIRELVHLRNLNIYDTEIVNLPKWIDKLHHLQTLRACWKLENLPSTLKYMFNLRHLYIGYNTKFSAEIGRLTSLQTLPYFIVGKEKGYQIEELGSLTNLKGRLKIRNLEEVHGKEDAQKANIFQKPKLFDLTYTWSDGREDGTNDESVLEGLQPHSNLKKLEISGFKGIRFPTWVEKMAVRDGPQGSWVPLDNLIEINLFRCSEIVEIPTLEHLHNLKSLHLKRLNKVRFINASFNHLTSLQIEELDRLECLPERVFSDNQNLSSLDIINCRVLRELPDGVDTLNHLEYLYIWDCENLKSIGNPSGGARQSQGILRWLSIKRCGELTELPCQMLESWAPTVEDLKLEGLGRLKNLPTLIDCLAKSSTRLRELTFKGVPKLMAANSGTDSVESWDLSNLKELDIDVSVEWSREDSVGIAETVERMLQRCCNSLTWLEVKWVENWEWLPQSIQHLTLLNWLKLENIGVEELPQWLGNLSSLERLHLWNCNKLKRLPSVDALNHLTKLENLYIRGCPELCIDSEWRNHHPHLKFEVEGQPV is encoded by the exons ATGGAAGGAGTGTCTTCATCATCCATTGAAGTTCTTCTCCAAAACCTCATCAACCTTTTTAGTGAAGAGTACTCTTTACTTCGAAGTTTCGATGAAGATGCCCAGCAGCTGCAGAGGACATTGGGGATGATTCAAGCCTACTTGAATGATGCTGAGAAGAAATCCATCACCCAAGATGCCGTCAAGCTATGGTTGAGGGAGCTTGAAGCCGTGGCTTTCGATGCTGACAATATCTTGGATGAACTCAGCTATCATCTTCTCCAcaaaaaagtgaagaaaatgaaatcatcCAAGGATAAGGTACTATCATGCTTCTCATCCTTTAATGGCATTTTGCGTCGGCGTAATATGGCTCACacaatcaaacaaatcaatGCTAATTTTGAGTCTATGAACAAAAGAGCAACAGATCTTGGCATTCAAAGCATGGTTGTGAATGCACCTGCTGCCGCTGTTGATCATACTACCGTCGAGACAGATTCGTTCAGTCTTGATCCAATCTTCATTGGAAGAGATGACGATCTGCCTAAACTAGTTGACATGCTCACTCAGACAAACCCGGTGGAAGAGAAACGGGTGTTCTCAAGCCTTGCTCTAGTGGGAATGGGGGGTATGGGGAAAACTACGTTGACTAGAAAAGTCTTTAATCATGAAAGGGTAAAGGCTCGATTCGGATCACTAATTTGGATTCATGTTTCTCAAACTTTTGATGCAATTAGTcttttcaacaaaatactTTATAAGGTGACTAAAAAGGCTAGTGATGGAGTTGAGAACAGAGATGGTATTATGGAAAAGCTTCAAGCAGCTCTCAAGGTTAGAGTTGAGAGCAGAGATGATATCCTAGAAAAGCTTCAAGAAGCTCTCAAGG ATGAAGATTGTTGGTCCATAATCAAGGCCAAAACTTTTCACAAAAATGGTGGAGTTCCATCAGGATTTGAGATGATTGGAAGAAAGATTGCAAAAAGATGTCAAGGTTTGCTGTTAGCTGCCAATGTAGTCGGGGGTGTGCTTCGTGGTAAATCCGAAGAAGAGTTGCGCTTCATCAATGAAAATTGGCTTTCAGATGGCGAAGGAGGTGAAAGTATCtctaaaatattgaaattgagcTTTGATCACCTGTCTTCACCATCGCTCAAAAAGTGCTTCACCTTTTGTTCAGTTTTCCCCAAAGGTCGGGCAATCATGAAGGAGGAGTTGATTGAACTATGGATGGCAGAAGGGTTTCTTCAACCAAGCCGACGAGATGACATGGAGTCTGTGGGTAACATGTTTTTTAATGTGCTTCTACATAACTCTTTGTTGCAAGTTCAACGGACAAATAATTATGGAGGTGTTTGGAATTATGGAATGCATGATCTTGTGCATGATCTTGCATCTTCAGTCTTATCCAATATTGCACATGACAGTAATCCTGTTCGATACATGTTTCTCAAAGAAGAATCAAGTTCTATTCCAAAAAAAGTGGCCAGACATTTGTGTACATTATTCTTGGAAGGTGGAACTTCTGGTACTATATTCTCAAACTTTGAATGTCTGCATAATCTGACTCTTTCTGGTGATTATAAAGAGTTGCCCAATTCAATTAGGGAGTTGGTACATTTGAGAAATCTGAATATTTATGATACAGAAATTGTAAACTTGCCGAAATGGATTGATAAACTCCATCACTTGCAAACATTAAGAGCATGCTGGAAGTTAGAGAATCTGCCTAGTACGTTGAAGTATATGTTTAACTTAAGGCATCTTTATATCGGTTATAATACAAAGTTTTCGGCAGAAATTGGGAGATTAACTAGTCTCCAAACACTACCTTACTTCATAGTAGGCAAAGAGAAGGGCTACCAAATTGAAGAGCTCGGAAGTTTGACGAATCTTAAAGGAAGGCTAAAGATTCGTAATCTGGAGGAGGTGCATGGTAAAGAAGATGCTCAAAAAGcaaatatatttcagaaaccAAAGTTATTTGATTTGACGTATACATGGAGTGATGGTAGAGAAGATGGAACAAATGATGAGAGTGTATTGGAAGGTCTCCAACCTCATTCAAATCTGAAAAAGTTGGAGATATCAGGATTCAAAGGCATACGATTTCCAACGTGGGTTGAGAAGATGGCAGTACGTGATGGGCCTCAAGGATCTTGGGTACCACTTGATAACTTGATTGAAATAAATCTCTTTAGGTGCTCAGAAATTGTGGAAATCCCAACGCTGGAGCACTTGCATAATCTCAAGTCTCTTCATTTGAAAAGATTGAATAAGGTGAGGTTCATAAATGCCTCATTCAATCATTTAACATCACTCCAAATAGAAGAGTTAGATAGATTGGAATGTCTGCCAGAAAGGGTATTCAGTGACAATCAGAATCTCTCATCTTTGGATATTATAAATTGTCGTGTGTTGAGAGAATTACCAGATGGCGTAGACACCCTCAATCATCTGGAGTACTTGTATATTTGGGATTGTGAAAATCTGAAGTCGATTGGGAATCCAAGTGGTGGAGCACGGCAATCACAAGGGATCCTTCGTTGGCTGAGCATTAAAAGGTGTGGAGAGCTGACTGAATTGCCGTGCCAAATGCTAGAGTCGTGGGCGCCTACAGTTGAGGATCTTAAATTGGAAGGACTAGGGAGGCTAAAGAATCTACCAACGCTAATTGACTGTCTCGCTAAATCATCTACTCGTCTCAGAGAATTGACATTCAAAGGTGTTCCTAAATTGATGGCTGCCAATAGTGGTACTGATAGTGTTGAGAGCTGGGATCTTAGCAACTTGAAAGAATTAGATATAGATGTGAGTGTTGAATGGTCAAGAGAGGATAGTGTTGGCATTGCAGAGACCGTGGAAAGGATGCTGCAAAGATGTTGCAACTCACTTACATGGTTAGAAGTGAAATGGGTGGAAAATTGGGAGTGGCTTCCCCAATCAATTCAACATCTCACTCTTCTTAATTGGTTAAAGTTGGAGAATATAGGAGTAGAAGAATTGCCCCAATGGTTGGGGAACCTCTCATCTCTAGAAAGGCTACATCTATGGAATTGCAATAAGTTGAAGCGCCTGCCCTCTGTGGATGCATTGAATCACCTCactaaattagaaaatttatatattagagGTTGCCCAGAACTATGTATTGATTCAGAGTGGCGCAACCACCATCCCCATCTCAAATTCGAGGTCGAAGGCCAACCTGTTTGA